From Pseudomonas hormoni:
GGCGCGGTTTACCAAAAATGAACCAAGCCAGTCCCCGAGAAGCCGGCCACAAGCCGGCTTTTTAACGTCTGGAAGAAAGCACGCAGCATCAACGCATGCAATGCAGAATCGGTCAGCAGCCTGCTGACCCATTACGGATAACTAAACCCCTTAACCAACGTCAACTCCCCCACCGCCCGCATCGGCACCAGAAAAGTCTCCATCTTCTCATTCGGCGTCCCTTCCTCCGTTATCACCGTCACCTGCGCCGTCGTCAGCGGTTGAACCGCGTCCTCCTGCCCGTCCTCATCACTCCGATACCCGCCCCCGAAGTAATTCACGTAAACGAGGTACTGACCTTTGATCGGCGCCGGCATGGCAAAAATTTCCGGGCCGTACCCCGTCGTCACGTCCACGTCCAGCGCAGCACCATTCGGCACAACACGATCGCCATACCAAATGTGTGCCCCATCAGGCGTGATGAGGTGCAAGTCCAGATCCGTACCGTCGCTGTCCCAGGCCAGCAACACTCGCAATTTCGCCGGGGTGGCGCCACCACTGGTATTGAGAAATTGCGTGCGATGGCGTTGCAGGCCATCGGGGCTGCGGACTTCGACGCTATTGCTGCCGTTGGGAAATGAGAACGGTCGATCGAAGCGGCCAGCGGAATCGATTTTCAGCGGCATGCTGACGCCATTGACGATCAATCGTCCCGGTTCAGTGGACTTGGGCGTGGCTTTGATCTGGCCGGTGATGCGTGCGGTGTTGGCTTGCCCTGCCGGGGTATTCACCGAGGAAGCCGGGTAGTTGACGGTCTGGCGGAAGTTTTCACCTTCGCCCTCGACCGCACCGGTGCGCCAGCCGCCGACGGGGGTGTCGAGTTTGACGGCGCTTTCAGCCGCGGAAACCGTCGGCAGCACGCAAACAGAACAAAGGAACAGGAGGACCTGTGGATAACGGAGTTTCATGGCCTATTCCAGCAAGAGGTGGCGGGCGAGCCCTTCGATGTAGGTTTCATCCTGGCCGTTGGGGTGTGCTTCGAAGGCCAAGTGCAGGTATTCGTGGGTCAGGTCGAGGCGGTCTTGCAGCGACAGCACGCCGCGCACATAGATGCGCTGACGCTCGCGGTCGACGTACGGGCGGCCGAAGGCGAGGCGACAGACGGCGAAAGTGCTGACTTCGTTGTAGCCGGTTTCGCTTTCGAGGCGTTGGCGCCAGCCGCGGCGTTGGGTTTGCAGCCAGTCTTGCGCGGCGGGCAGCGCTTCGCAGGAGGCGACGGGGTTGTCCCAGCGGCTGAGGCTGGCGCGTGGGTAAGCGTGCAGCAGGATCGCGTCGTAGCGTTGGCCGGCGTTGGCTTGTTCGACAGCTTGCTGCCATGAGAGTTTGTCCGGGCCGGGCTGGTCGGAGTGGTAGGTGACGGTGCTGCCGGCGAGGACGAGGTCGCTGGTCCACGCGGCGATGTTGCGCGACTCGGTGGTGGCCGGGCGTGGCGCGACGCGTTGACGGCTGCTGCTGTCATCGATGCTCAGGCAGTCGCCGTTGCGGGCGGCGTTTTGCAGCAGATAGGTGCGGATGGCGACGGCCAGGGCTTTGGCGGCTTCAGCGGGTTCGGGTTTGGCTTCGCGCTGCAGGACGCGGGCGACGTACTCTTCTCGGTCCAGGCGTGCGACCAGTTTGTCGCCCACCAAAAACAGCTCACCGTCGCTGTGGATATCCAGTTGATTGCCGTTGGCGAAATCAACGCGATAGTCGCCCTGCAGAGGCCCGGAAGAAACAACCCGATCCCCCGCCAAAACGCGTCCAATCGGATAGCGAGAAAACAGCCCGACCTCGACGCAACGCCCCGCATCAACAGGCCAACCCACCGGCAACACCGAAGCCAACGCCTGACCGTAATTGCGCAGAACCATCTGACTGGTCCCCCGTCCACCGGCCCAGATCGGCGTGCCATCCGTCAGCCAACCCGCAAAACCTCCCTGACGCGACGAGGGATCCTGATCCTCCAACCAGCTCCAGGTTTTCACCCGCAACCGGCCACCGAGTTCGCCCACGACATTGCCATCAGCGGCATTCAACACCACGTCCAGCAACACCCTCCGCGCCTGATCCTGCGCGGGCATCACGGCCAACATTCGCAGCAACTCCACCACCGAGACCCGAGTGGATGGCTGCAACGAAGGCAAATCAAGCAGCCACTCCGGCGCTTTCCGCGCCTGCCAATACGTGCGCCAATCTGCGCCAACAATGCCCAAACGCGCAGGCTCAAAGTACAACCCGCAGGACTTCACCAGCGCCTGATCACGCTCAATCTTGCCGCCCGCGATGCAGCAATAAACTTCTTCTTTCGACTGCCCCCGACATTCATACGCCGGCTCTCGGGCATCGGTGTCCACCAGCCAGACGTAGACAAACAATTTCCACACACTACCCAACGGCGTCTGCAAGGAGTCAGGCAACGGCTCGCGAGAAATCACCTGGGTCCGGCTCAGCGACAGCAATTCACCCTTGAGGCCCAGTCGCAACGGTTCGTCCTGCGCTGTCGCCAGCGCAGGGATCAAACACAGTAGCCACCAGACCAAACGTCGGGTCATGTCAGTTGACCGTGACCTGACCAAGCGCCGGTTTCTGTTCCTGGGCCTGATGCTGCGGCGCGTAGACCTGAGTGAAACGCACCGGCGGCAGGTTGAACTGGCCTTTTTGCGAGAAGCGCACCAAGTGACGCAGACGCAATTCGCCGCTCAGAGCATCCACCGGAATCGCGTAAGCCATCTGACCCGGTTCGAAGCGCGCCTTCTCCAGCGCCGTCGGTTCAGTGCCGGCCTTGCCCATCAACTTGATGCCCCACGTGGTGCGCTCGACGTCCGCGCCCGGTGGCAACGGCACTTCGATCATCCCGTAGCGCAGCGGTTTGGCGGCTTTGCTGGTGATGATCACTTCGTCCAGATACAGGCTGTCGCTGGACAACGGCTTGGTGCCGACCGCTTCGAGTTTGAACGTGAAGGCTTCGTCACCCGGCACCAGTCGCGACAGGCGACGGGTGATGGTCACAGCCATCGGATCAA
This genomic window contains:
- a CDS encoding DUF2300 domain-containing protein; the protein is MDTDAREPAYECRGQSKEEVYCCIAGGKIERDQALVKSCGLYFEPARLGIVGADWRTYWQARKAPEWLLDLPSLQPSTRVSVVELLRMLAVMPAQDQARRVLLDVVLNAADGNVVGELGGRLRVKTWSWLEDQDPSSRQGGFAGWLTDGTPIWAGGRGTSQMVLRNYGQALASVLPVGWPVDAGRCVEVGLFSRYPIGRVLAGDRVVSSGPLQGDYRVDFANGNQLDIHSDGELFLVGDKLVARLDREEYVARVLQREAKPEPAEAAKALAVAIRTYLLQNAARNGDCLSIDDSSSRQRVAPRPATTESRNIAAWTSDLVLAGSTVTYHSDQPGPDKLSWQQAVEQANAGQRYDAILLHAYPRASLSRWDNPVASCEALPAAQDWLQTQRRGWRQRLESETGYNEVSTFAVCRLAFGRPYVDRERQRIYVRGVLSLQDRLDLTHEYLHLAFEAHPNGQDETYIEGLARHLLLE
- a CDS encoding YfaP family protein, whose protein sequence is MKLRYPQVLLFLCSVCVLPTVSAAESAVKLDTPVGGWRTGAVEGEGENFRQTVNYPASSVNTPAGQANTARITGQIKATPKSTEPGRLIVNGVSMPLKIDSAGRFDRPFSFPNGSNSVEVRSPDGLQRHRTQFLNTSGGATPAKLRVLLAWDSDGTDLDLHLITPDGAHIWYGDRVVPNGAALDVDVTTGYGPEIFAMPAPIKGQYLVYVNYFGGGYRSDEDGQEDAVQPLTTAQVTVITEEGTPNEKMETFLVPMRAVGELTLVKGFSYP